In a single window of the Elaeis guineensis isolate ETL-2024a chromosome 4, EG11, whole genome shotgun sequence genome:
- the LOC105042653 gene encoding ubiquitin domain-containing protein DSK2b isoform X3, translating to MKPGLESDHTIHLVRGAAPSSANAPASNLGASRTPNEGSGLAGAASGGSLFPGLGINGLAGIGGSGLSGIEFPELHQVQQQLTQNPNIMREIMNMPAIQNLMNNPELMRNIIMSNPQMREIIDRNPDLAHILNDPSTLRQTLEAARNPELMREIMRNTDRAMSNIESSPEGFNMLRRMYETVQEPFLNATTMAGENGMGSNPFAALLGNRGATHNRDRSPNPSTTGSESGTGSPAPNSNPLPNPWSTNAGGGQAVNTSSTPASNARAPGIAGLGGIDLPDLEQMVSGVQDSPLLSQVMQNPAIMQMMQNLLSDPQYMNQMLRFNPNMQGLLETNARLRERLEDPEVFRQLTSPETIQQLLSFQQSLLSVIGQRLSSQEQNQTGGGTGTPNNAGLELLMNMFGGLGAGGLGVPNTSNVPPEELYATQLSQLQEMGFFDTQENIRALSATAGNVHAAVERLLRNLGQ from the exons GCTTGGAGTCAGATCATACTATTCACTTGGTCCGTGGTGCTGCACCATCATCAGCTAATGCTCCTGCATCGAACCTAGGAGCTTCAAGGACTCCAAATGAAGGTAGTGGCCTTGCtggagctgcttctggaggttcaCTATTTCCAGGCCTTGGTATTAATGGGCTAGCTGGTATAGGGGGATCTGGTTTATCTGGGATTGAATTTCCAGAGCTTCATCAGGTGCAGCAGCAGCTAACTCAGAACCCCAATATAATGAGGGAAATAATGAACATGCCTGCCATCCAGAACCTTATGAATAATCCCGAGTTGATGAGAAATATAATCATGAGCAATCCACAAATGCGTGAGATTATTGACCGCAATCCTGATCTTGCTCACATCCTTAATGATCCCAGCACTCTGCGGCAGACACTGGAAGCAGCAAGAAATCCTGAGCTCATGAGAGAGATAATGCGGAACACAGACAGGGCTATGAGCAACATTGAATCTTCTCCAGAAGGATTTAACATGCTCAGGCGCATGTATGAAACTGTGCAGGAACCCTTTCTGAATGCCACAACCATGGCTGGGGAGAATGGTATGGGGTCAAACCCGTTTGCAGCTCTTTTAGGCAACCGGGGTGCCACCCATAACAGAGATCGGTCACCCAACCCATCAACTACTGGTTCAGAATCAGGTACTGGGTCTCCTGCGCCAAACAGCAATCCACTTCCCAATCCTTGGAGCACCAATG CCGGAGGTGGGCAAGCAGTAAACACTAGTTCAACTCCTGCCAGCAATGCAAGGGCACCTGGCATTGCTGGGTTAGGTGGAATTGATTTGCCAGATCTGGAGCAGATGGTCAGTGGAGTGCAGGATTCTCCCCTTCTGAGTCAAGTTATGCAAAATCCAGCCATCATGCAGATgatgcagaacctcctttctgACCCTCAGTATATGAACCAG ATGCTTAGATTCAATCCCAATATGCAGGGCCTGTTGGAAACCAATGCTCGGTTAAGAGAGAGGTTGGAAGATCCAGAAGTTTTTCGCCAGTTGACTTCTCCTGAGACAATTCAG CAACTTTTATCCTTTCAGCAATCACTTTTGTCTGTGATTGGTCAGAGACTGTCAAGCCA GGAACAAAACCAGACAGGTGGTGGGACAG GTACACCTAACAATGCAGGGCTGGAATTGTTGATGAACATGTTTGGTGGGCTTGGTGCTGGAGGTCTTGGTGTTCCAAATACCTCTAATG TGCCACCAGAAGAGCTTTATGCAACCCAGCTATCTCAGCTTCAGGAAATGGGTTTCTTTGATACTCAGGAGAACATCAGAGCACTGAGCGCCACCGCCGGTAATGTCCATGCTGCAGTTGAGCGGCTCCTGAGAAATCTTGGCCAATAG